One Coccinella septempunctata chromosome 1, icCocSept1.1, whole genome shotgun sequence DNA window includes the following coding sequences:
- the LOC123322548 gene encoding uncharacterized protein LOC123322548, whose protein sequence is MTNTPSEMKSEENSLYVSMSAKPPSEMKLEEDPAVEWKFFLQKFKIFIQATKAESESEEYKAALLLNCIEKFEAYFIPSVNVTYERYIFFTRDMEESETVDEYVTQLKQLSKNCEFEKLTDSLIKDRLVLGIKDKNVKDRLLRTKNLDLIKAVEICKSAEITNKQLEILCSNPGPSIRKREDNQELMEVRRKNFHMGMKKQAPNTRRQNEVSNGQGQQHPRSRQRKQISFKSFNTKGYGRPIIGKTSIEDLDIARMVAEMSDTKRYMLDIHDVFDGIGCLPGQYRIKVDETVKPCIHAARRFPQGILVPESLRREMLNLIHLSHMGIVKCNLKAKELLYWPNMFRDIENVVLSCDICQKYSRNNFKESLIPHPIPEYPWQKVGCDLFEIDGKKYMIVIDYFSKYVEICKLNSISSEIVIKNLKCIFSRLGIPQIFMSDNGTQFSSFEFQSFAKSWQFENITSSPNYPRSNGMVERAIQTVKNIIKKNSESDTELELALLDYRNTPIDVSIPSPSELFFNRKTRTILPVKKELLYHRNINFKRQRNLLVKRQNKQKTYHDRMSKTYYYNFK, encoded by the exons ATGACAAATACACCATCCGAGATGAAATCAGAAGAAAATTCGTTGTACGTATCCATGTCAGCCAAGCCACCATCCGAAATGAAGTTAGAAGAAGATCCAGCagtggaatggaaattctttctacagaaattcaaaattttcattcaagctACAAAAGCAGAAAGCGAATCCGAAGAATATAAAGCCGCCTTGCTGTTGAATTGCATCG aaaaatttGAGGCATACTTCATACCAAGTGTTAATGTTACATATGAaaggtacatatttttcaccagaGATATGGAAGAATCGGAAACTGTGGATGAATATGTAACTCAGTTGAAACAATTAAGTAAAAATtgtgaattcgaaaaattaacaGATTCTCTCATAAAGGACAGATTGGTCTTAGGCATCAAAGATAAAAACGTCAAGGACAGACTCTTGAGAACAAAAAATCTGGACTTGATAAAGGCGGTGGAAATATGTAAATCTGCAGAGATAACGAataaacaattggaaattttatgttcaaatccTGGTCCGAGCATTAGGAAGAGAGAAGATAATCAAGAATTAATGGAAGTGAGACGAAAAAATTTTCACATGGGTATGAAGAAGCAGGCGCCGAACACAAGGAGACAGAATGAAGTATCTAATGGACAAGGACAACAACATCCCAGGAGTCGTCAAAGAAAACAGATAAGTTTCAAGTCATTTAATA CTAAAGGATATGGCCGTCCAATAATTGGAAAAACCTCAATAGAAGACTTGGATATTGCGAGAATGGTAGCGGAAATGAGTGACACCAAGAGGTATATGCTTGATATTCATGATGTTTTTGATGGAATTGGGTGTTTACCAGGTCAATATAGAATTAAGGTAGATGAAACTGTTAAACCTTGCATCCATGCAGCTAGACGCTTTCCCCAAGGGATTTTG GTACCAGAATCATTGAGAAGAGAAATGTTGAATCTGATCCATTTAAGCCACATGGGCATTGTTAAGTGTAATTTAAAAGCAAAAGAACTACTTTATTGGCCAAATATGTTTCGTGACATAGAAAATGTAGTATTATCATGTGACATTTGTCAAAAGTATTCTAGAAATAACTTCAAAGAGTCACTCATACCGCATCCCATTCCCGAATATCCATGGCAAAAAGTAGGTTGTGATTTGTTTGAAATTGATGGCAAAAAATATATGATTGTTATTgactatttttcaaaatatgttgaaatttgtaaattgaattctatttcttcagaaattgttattaaaaatttgaaatgtataTTTAGTAGATTAGGCATACCACAAATATTCATGTCTGATAATGGTACACAATTCTCCAGTTTTGAATTTCAGAGTTTTGCAAAAAGTtggcaatttgaaaatataactTCTAGTCCAAATTATCCACGCTCTAATGGTATGGTagagagagccattcaaactgttAAGAatataataaagaaaaattcagaatcAGATACAGAATTAGAATTAGCTTTATTGGACTATAGAAATACTCCAATAGATGTAAGCATACCTTCACCTAGTGAATTGTTTTTTAATAGGAAAACTAGGACAATTTTACCTGTTAAAAAGGAATTGTTATATcatagaaatataaattttaagCGACAGAGAAATCTCTTAGTGAAAAGACAAAACAAACAGAAGACATATCACGACAGGATGTCAAaaacttattattataattttaaatga
- the LOC123315780 gene encoding longitudinals lacking protein, isoforms H/M/V isoform X2: protein MTMQQYCLRWNNHQPNFISVFSSLLNSESLVDVTLAAEGRHLQAHKVVLSACSSYFQSLFTINPCQHPIVILKDVKFVDLKIMVDFMYYGEVNVSQEQLPHILKTAEMLKIKGLAEIPVDQSISRQDNTSDRAELLTTVDTSWNNEPIQNQSSPSPCPSSPSCRRKRLRKSSTGSGSGSLEKSVEESHLGDSAHTNISVETVIKSDPSYNMDNITSQKKQSSSDSELQRGSSHESSEGSLKQHIHLPISQQEYTTIQTITDTNIEVPKPSTSTSHPSDCRLNWTNLVDQTAYNTTDQYNSFPTNAAIPNNVAISECALNIKRCTSPATEEIPSYQRKKRSVNPQSEERFIKALEAVRFGGIGFCKAAKMYGVNNRTLWLEYKKRGYPNFRLSIKNRKTEIQNETVNTNGNNVDNGNVDKLCTKENEHIEQQNYKLEQVSDNPVNMAGPVVGYFDNKHIDFTQMIQRMNPSNIIGQPTANIEAYPTVNFDQIN, encoded by the exons ATGACAATGCAACAATATTGCCTTAGATGGAATAATCACCAGCCCAATTTTATTTCCGTATTTTCTAGTCTATTGAATAGTGAATCATTAGTTGATGTAACATTAGCAGCAGAAGGAAGACATTTACAAGCCCATAAAGTAGTTTTGTCGGCATGTAGCTCTTATTTCCAA TCTTTGTTCACAATTAATCCATGCCAACATCCAATTGTGATTCTTAAAGATGTGAAGTTTGTGGATCTGAAAATTATGGTTGACTTCATGTATTATGGAGAGGTTAATGTGTCACAAGAGCAGCTACCACACATTCTCAAAACTGCGGAAATGTTGAAAATTAAAG GACTGGCAGAAATCCCTGTGGATCAGTCCATCTCTAGACAAGACAACACATCTGATCGAGCTGAACTTTTAACAACAGTTGACACAAGTTGGAACAATGAGCCGattcaaaatcaatcttcaCCTTCTCCCTGCCCGTCTTCGCCTTCATGTAGAAG AAAACGATTACGGAAATCATCAACAGGCTCTGGATCTGGTTCTTTAGAAAAATCAGTGGAAGAGTCACATTTAGGGGATTCCGCTCATACTAATATCAGTGTGGAAACAGTCATCAAATCAGATCCTAGCTACAATATGGATAATATAACCAGTCAAAAGAAGCAGAGCAGTAGTGATTCCGAGCTGCAAAGAGGTAGTTCTCATGAAAGTAGTGAGGGAAGTTTGAAACAGCACATTCATTTG CCTATATCCCAGCAAGAATACACAACCATACAAACTATAACTGATACAAATATCGAAGTGCCGAAACCCTCAACCAGTACATCCCATCCGTCAGATTGTC GCCTCAACTGGACCAATCTGGTGGACCAAACGGCCTACAATACCACAGATCAATACAACAGTTTTCCAACAAACGCTGCCATACCAAACAACGTAGCAATATCCGAATGCGCATTGAACATAAAGAGATGTACATCTCCCGCTACCGAAGAAATACCTTCGTATCAAAGGAAAAAGCGTAGCGTCAATCCTCAGAGCGAGGAGAGATTCATTAAGGCCTTAGAAGCTGTCAGATTCGGCGGTATTGGGTTTTGTAAGGCGGCTAAAATGTACGGCGTGAATAATCGTACCTTGTGGCTGGAATACAAGAAACGCGGATATCCAAATTTTAGATTGAGCATAAAGAACAGGAAAACCGAAATTCAAAACGAAACAGTAAACACCAACGGGAATAATGTAGATAACGGCAACGTCGATAAACTCTGCACCAAAGAAAATGAACATATCGAACAACAAAATTACAAATTAGAACAAGTGTCCGATAATCCTGTCAACATGGCTGGTCCTGTCGTTGGTTATTTCGACAATAAACATATCGATTTCACTCAGATGATTCAAAGAATGAACCCATCGAACATAATCGGTCAGCCAACTGCCAACATTGAAGCTTACCCAACCGTGAATTTCGATCAAATCAATTAA